ATCTGCTAGGGTTTAAGGCTCAGGTGTTTTAGCGCCAAAAAGAAGGGGAAGACAATACGGATTGCAAGAAGTGCGACCTTTAGGAGCATTGTCATTCAAGCCAAAATAGATAATTAAGCCTCATTTCATTTTCTTAAGTCGGAAAGGCCTCCCTTTTTTCTTCCAAAGGAGCACTTTGATTGTTTGTAAACCTATTGCCAATAATTTTGGGTTAAACTTTGATGGAACCTGAGCCTATAGAAGCCACTTTTGCCGCTCATCTCAAGAATCCTGTTTTAAGCCTGTTTTTCGGAAAAGGAGCTTAAAACAGACTTTTACCTACAGGCATACTTGGTTCAAAAGGAAGGGTCTTTCTATAGAAATTATCTTTGCTTGAGGTTGAAGGCTAATAACTTACGAAGATGGAATAGGTATAGCTATAGTATGGAAGCGCTTCTAAACCTACTGGGCAAGTACTGCTTGGGCCTTTTGTGGATGGCAGTTACTATTTGGCCAGTTATTTCTGCCCAAGCGCAGGGCAGTGTCCAAAATGATAAAGCAGGTAGCTCCATTTCTTACATATTAGTGCACCCATTTCATACAGTCACAGGGGTAAGCCACCAGGTTTCCAGCACTTTGGTTTTGGGAGCAGAGACTGACCAGATACAGGCAGTGCAGGTTACTGTGCCGGTAAAAAGCTTTGACAGTGGTAACAGGGCCCGCGACAAAGACATGCGAAAAACCACTGAGGCCGATACTTATCAAGAGGTGACTTTTAAAAGCACCAACCTCACCCAAACTTACGGAAGCCTACAAGTGCAAGGTCAATTAGGGTTCCATGGGGTAACCAAAGACATTTCCTTTGAAGCTACTTTTCAGCAGAAAAACAGCAATCTTGTGGTAAAAGGGCAGTTCCCGATAAGCCTGGAAGCCTATCAGATTAAACGGCCGTCTATCTTTAAAATGAAAGTTAAAGACGAGCTTACGGTCAAATTTCAAATGGTGTACCCTTTGGCAAAGCAAGGGAACTGAGCCTGAATCCCTGGTCCATAATATGATATATATCACTTTCAGCAAATTGAGGGGTTTTTTGTTTGATTTTGGCCAGACGGCCGCCTAGTTTAACCCGGTGTAAGAAGGTATTTAAGTCTTGCACGTAGTCAAGTGAGCAGGAAGCTGGTAGTGCTGGTAATTCTGGCGATAATAGTGGCCCTACAGGTGATGTATGTGCTGCAGGGAAGAGAAACTGAGCAGGCGTCCCAAGGCCCAAAAAAAGCGATGTCCTCAGAAATAATGGCTGCCCGGTATCTGGGCAGCGAGTCTTGCAGGACGTGCCATGAGAAAGAATTCAAGGACTGGAAAGGCTCAGACCATGACCTGGCCATGCAGAAGGCTACTTCTGAATTTGTGCGGGGCAATTTCAATAACCAGGTCTATGTGAGCCAGGGCGTCATCTCCCGGTTTTACCAGAAAAACGGGAAGTATTTCGTGCATACCCAGTGGCCCAAGGGCGTGTATGATGAGTTTGAGATCAAATTCACCTACGGCGTTTACCCGTTACAGCAGTATTTGGTGGAGCTTCCGGATGGGAAACTGCAATGCCTGCGCACCGCCTGGGACAGCAAGCAGAACAAATGGTTCGACCTGTACCCCCACACCAAGGTAAACCCGAATGAGTGGCTGCACTGGACCAGAGGCGGCCTCAACTGGAACACTATGTGCGCCGACTGCCACTCAACTGACGTGCGTAAAAATTACCTTCCGGAGCTAGACTCCTTTGCCACCACCTATTCTATTATAAACGTAAGCTGCGAGTCTTGCCATGGCCCGGGCAGCACGCACGTGAATTTCGTTGCCTCCAATAAGGGGAAACTGCCCCAGCCTTATGATGCCGCGCAGCATCTGCACCAGACCAAAAGCCTTACCTCTAAAGAGCAGGTAGACCAATGCGCCCGCTGCCACGCCAGAAGAGAGCAAATTACTCCTGCCTTTGACCATACCGGAACGTTCATGGACCACTATGTGCCGGCCGTTTTACGGGATGACCTGTATTACCCAGACGGTCAGATAAAGGAAGAGGACTATGAATACGCCTCATTTCTGCAAAGCAAGATGTATATGAACGGCGTAAAATGCGCCAACTGCCATAACCCCCACAGCCTTAAGCTGGTGAAGCCCGGCAACGCCCTGTGTGGGCAATGCCATTCCCTTAAAAAGTTTGAGGCCACCTCGCACACCTTCCACGCGCTCAACACCGAAGCTTCCCAATGTGTCAACTGCCATATGGCGGGCACCACCTACATGGGCAATGACTTCCGGCGGGACCATAGTTTCAGGGTTCCCCGGCCAGACCAGAGCGTCTTGTATGCCACGCCTAATGCCTGCAATAACTGCCACAAAGAAAAAACCGCCCAGTGGGCCGCCACTGCAATAGAGAAAAGGTACGGCAAAACCCGTAAGCCCCATTTCTCAGATGTCCTTACCCTGGCCAGCACCCGCACGCCAGCCTCTGCTAAAGGGCTGATGAGATTGCTGCAGGACAAAAAACAGCCGCCCATTGTAAAGGCTACGGCGCTCTGGTACCTGGGCCAGGTGAAGAAGGACCAGGAATCTGTTTCGGTGTTTGCCAGAGCTCTAAGCGACCCGGAGCCTATCATCAGGTATGCGGCAGTGAAAGAACTCACCGCCTTTCCGCAGGACCAAACCCAGGAGTACCTATTACCTCTTCTCAAAGACCCCACGCGGTCGGTGCGGATCGCGGCCGCTGATGCCCTGGCGGGAGTACCAGAGATAAATTTGCCAGCAGACCTGCAGACACCGTTTAGAAAAGCTACCTGGGAACTGGAAACAAACCTCAGGGAACGGGCAGATTTCCCGGGCGGTCAAATGGAGGCGGGCCAGTACTTTGAGCGGAAAGGGGAGACCGGAAAAGCCGAAGTGGCCTACCAAAGGTCTCTTTCCATTGACTCACTCTTTAACCCCGCCCGGCTCAACCTGGCCTACCTCTACAACCGGCAGGGGAGTAATGAAAAAGCCATTTCGCTGTTTAACCTGATCCTGAAACAGGAACCTGCCTACGCCGAAGGGTATTATTCCCTGGGACTTTTGTACGCCGAGATCAAAAAGCTGGATTTGGCCCTGGTCAACCTGAAAAAGGCCACGCAGCTGGATAAGAACAATACCAGAGCCTTGTATAACCTGGGCTTGGTCTACCAGCACTTAAAGCAAACTGAAGCGGCGGAACAAACTTATCTCAAAGGTTTGCAGGTAGAACCCAATTCCTTAGACTTAGGGAATGCCCTGGTTATATTATATGTGCAAACGAATAAACCAGACAAGGCCAACCAGCAACTAGCGCTTCTGCTGCAAAAACACCCTGGTAACGCGCTTTTGTTGCAAATGAAGGAGTACCTAAGTGCGAAGCGGAATTAGGGGAGAGGGATTAGTAGTCTTTAGATACTCTAGCCAAGTAAGAATCTTATTTTAGGGGAAATAGAATCAATTAACTCAGAAGACAGGAGGAATTTACTGGTAAGGTCTTCCATTAATGTGGAATTGTTTATTTAACCGATGGCGATTGCCGTTGGCCTAAGGCTAAAAATTACACTTTATTTTAATATGTTAGTTCTTCAGGTAAGGCTTTTTAAATTTATATGTTTTGAGCCTGTTTTAAGTAAAATAGCCCTAAAACAGAATTTCCTTGTAAGTCTTTGCATCACCCATCAAAAGTGATAGTAATACCAGATTCAATTATTCTCCAAATCGTCAAGCCAATCAATATATAGACAACTGCCACATTATAAAAAACTATTTTAACATATTTTTTTGATTCTTCGTTTACTGTATCGGAATTTTCAGGCCAGAAGAATGGCAGAAGTAAAATTAGTGAAATTCCGAATTGATCCCAGAATTCAGTTGGATTGCTGAGGTCTGCTCCGTCTTTGAAATCAGCATGAGATTCATACTTTTTCAAATCGGCCCTGACTTCCTTTAAGTATTTCCAGTGAAACACTTTTTTTACCTGCAGTACCAAAACTGTTGCAACAAACAATATTAATAAGACTTCCATTTTAAATAATTAAACAAAAACGCTCATTAACTTTTGAACGAAATTATTCGATTTATCTTCCGTAATTATAATGCTTCAAACTTCTTGAGTAATAAAGAAAGATCCCCAAAGCTGATTCCATTCCCAAGATAGTATTTTTCAGATAAACCCTTTTGAAAAGACTGGAACAACTATCAGCTTATGAGAGAGTAGAAGATGCCTTAAAAACCCAGAGTCTGCTCTACTAAATTTTCTCCTTAAAAAAGTCCTGCTCTGTTTTGGGCACGTTTTCCGGAAAACAGGCTCAAAACGGTTCTGCAGGTGTGAAAAAGTAGCCGCCCCAAGGCCAAACCCGTTCCGGCACCCCGCTTTATTTTGTATCTTTGCTCTTTGTAATAGATTCCTATGATGAAGAACATCCGCAATTTTTGCATTATTGCGCATATTGACCACGGCAAAAGTACCCTCGCTGACCGTTTACTGGAGTTTACTTCTTCCGTTACGGAGCGGGAGATGCAAAACCAGCTTTTAGATAACATGGACCTGGAACGGGAACGCGGCATCACGATCAAGAGCCACGCCATCCAGATGAATTATCATTATAAAGGCGAAGACTACGTTCTTAACCTCATTGACACTCCGGGCCACGTAGATTTTAGTTACGAAGTTTCCCGGTCTATTGCCGCCTGCGAAGGTGCGCTTCTGATTGTTGATGCCAGCCAGGGAATTGAGGCCCAGACCATCTCCAACCTGTATCTGGCCATTGGCAACGACCTGGAAATCATTCCGGTCCTGAACAAGATTGACCTTCCGCACGCCATGCCCGAAGAGGTAAGCGACCAGATTATTGATTTGATTGGCTGTGAACGCGAAGACATTGTGCATGCCTCAGGTAAAGCCGGTATTGGTATTGCTGAGATCCTGGCCGCTATCTGTGACCGCATTCCAGCCCCTAAAGGTGACCCAGATGCTCCTTTGCAGGCCCTGATCTTTGACTCGGTCTTCAACTCGTACCGCGGTATTGAGGTGTACTTCCGGATTATGAACGGCACCTTGCGCAAAGGCGACAAGGTAAAGTTCATTGCCACGGGCAAGCAGTATGAAGCCGACGAGATTGGCGTACTCAAACTAAACCAGGAACCCCGCCAGATTATGGGTGCCGGAAACGTGGGGTACCTCATCTCTGGTATCAAAAACGCCAAAGAGGTAAAGGTAGGGGATACCATTACCCATGCTGCTAACCCAGATACTATCCAGATACAGGGTTTTGAAGAGGTAAAGCCCATGGTATTTGCCGGTATCTATCCGGTGGAGACCACGGAGTACGAGGAACTGCGCTCTTCCATGGAAAAACTGCAGTTGAATGACGCCTCCCTGGTTTGGGAGCCTGAAACCTCGGCTGCACTTGGCTTCGGTTTCCGTTGCGGGTTTTTGGGCATGCTCCACATGGAGATTGTGCAGGAGCGCCTGGAACGCGAATTTGACATGACCGTGATCACCACGGTACCCAGCGTGCAGTTCAAGGCTTTCACCACCAAAGATGGCGAAATTAAAGTGAACGCCCCGTCTGAGATGCCGGAACCTAACTTTATAGACCACATAGAGGAGCCGTTCATCAAGGCCCAGATTATCTCCAAAGCCGAGTACATTGGGCCGATCATTTCCCTTTGTATGGACAAACGCGCCATTCTAAAAGCCCAGAACTTCCTGACCTCAGACCGCGTGGAACTCATCTTTGAGATGCCCCTGGCCGAGATCGTGTTTGACTTCTTTGATAAACTGAAGACCATCAGCCGGGGCTACGCCTCCCTTGACTATGAACTGATCGGTTTCCGGGAGTCACACATGGTCAAGCTGGACATCATGCTCAACGGCGAGAAGGTAGATGCCTTGTCTGCTATTGTGCACCGTGATAAAGCCTATGACTGGGGAAAGCGCCTCTGTGAGAAACTACAGGAGCTGTTACCACGCCAGATGTTTGAGATTGCCATCCAGGCCGCCATCGGGCAAAAGATCATCGCCCGTGAAACCGTGAAAGCTTTGCGTAAAAACGTATTGGCCAAATGCTACGGTGGTGACATTTCCCGTAAACGGAAGCTCCTGGAAAAGCAGAAGAAAGGTAAGAAACGTATGCGCCAGGTAGGTAACGTGGAGATTCCGCAAGAAGCCTTCTTAGCCGTTTTGAAGCTAGATTGATATATTCTTCCAATGACACAAAAAAGCCCCAGCTTAATAGGTTGGGGCTTTTTTGTTATATTTAAAATGTAATCCTCTTCTCTGGTAATGCTCAAAGAAAAGCTAAAACTAGCTGCCTGGCTTTTAAATTCTATTGTCCTCCTGCTGACTTTGGTAGTTGGTACATTAGCTTTTATACTAATGACAGATAAAGAGGCATTATTGGATCAAGAAAAAGAAGGGTGTGCCACAATAAATGAGGAACCTCTGGTTTGTTTTAACATACCCGAAGAGGTGACAAAAAATGAAACTGGCAGAGCCCTTTACCAAACTAATTGCACCCCATGCCACGATTTCTATTCAACTGTTGTAGGCCCACCATTAGCAGGTATTCAAAATCGTCATTCCATTAAGTGGATTCATGCTTTTATAAGAAATTCAGCTGAAATGATAGACAGAAAGGATTCTGCAGCGGTATCCGTTTATCAGCTTTATGCTAAACAACAAATGCCAGCTTTTGCTTTTTCACAAGCTGAATTGGATTCCCTCTATGATTACGTAGCAGCCCAGCCCATTCAATAACTACTAAAAGAGAATTGAAATTTAGGCGTTAATGGTTTTTAAACTGTTTTTATGTAAAAGAGCCCTAAACACCCAGTTCTAGGATTCTTCATTCCTACATCATTCTAGATATACTTTATTGGTAAGCCGTTTAAGCGCTTCATCTAAAGCGCGTCATATTGGTTCACAAGATCCTTCCAGGATGACGAAAAGGGAGTAGGGTACCCTGGAACTAGCTATTAGTGAGATTGTAAATATCCTTGATTTCCTCCAAAATCTGCCTGAAGTTGATTTCCAGATCTATGATTTTGCCGGTATGGAGGTCAAATACCCAACCGTGTACCTCGGGGTAGCCAGTAGCTTGGTAACTCAATTGCATAGCGGCAGTTTTAATAACATTTGTGCATTGTTCTACCACATTCAACTCTACCAAGCGCTCATAGCGGCGTTCCTGGTCTGTAATGGCATTCAATTCATTTTTGTGATGCCGATACACATCTCTAATGTTCCTGAGCCACGGGTTTAATATACCCATGTCTTTGGGTTGCATGGCAGCCTTTACACCCCCGCAGTTGTAATGCCCGCAGACAATGATGTGTTTCACCTTTAGGTATTTAATAGCATAGTTCAGCACCGACATCACGTTCAGGTCCACGTTGTTGACCAGGTTGGCCACGTTGCGGTGCACAAAGGCCTCGCCAGGCCCTAAACCCATCACTTCCTCGGCGGTTACCCGGCTGTCTGAGCAGCCAATATACAGGTATTCAGGGTTTTGCTCTTTGGCCAATTGGCTGAAAAAGTCTTTGTTACTGCCGGTTTTCTCCGCAATCCATTTACGGTTATTCTCAAATATCTCTTCGTATGAGGGCATAGCTCTTGAATAATTGATTTTTCGGTTCGTGGTAAAAGTAATAATTAGTACTGAAATCCGCCGCTTGGGTTTTGACGGAGGTAACCCAATGCCAGGCCAAGCGGCTTTCCCTTCCTTCTACCGTTCACCTATTTAACAGGATTCTTCTTCTACTAGGGTATACCTAGGAAACGTCGCTGTTAGTTTAAATAACTAAAAAAAGAGCTGGCACTTTCCGTAAGGCCTTGTACTTTTGGGCCTTCGTATCACTTCTTCATTTCCAGTACCTATGATTCTGTTAGACGGAAAGAAAACCTCCGAAGCCATTCAAAGTGAAATTGCCGCCGAAGTAGCCCAAATAAAAGCCGAAGGAGGGAAAGCCCCCCACCTAGCTGCCATCCTGGTGGGCAACGACGGCGGGTCCATGACCTATGTGAACAACAAAGTACTGGCCTGTGAGCGCGTGGGCTTTGAGTCTACCCTCATTCATTATGACACTGAGGTAACCGAAGAAGAACTGTTAGCGAAGATCAAAGAGATTAACCAGGATGATACTGTTGACGGCCTGATTGTCCAGTTACCCCTTCCCAAGCACATCAACGCCAACCGGGTGCTGGAGGTAATGGACTATAAAAAAGACGTAGACGGGTTCCACCCGGTCAACGTGGGCCACATGGTAGTGGGCTTGCCATCTTACCTGCCGGCCACGCCCTACGGCATCATGGAACTCCTGGACCGCTATAAGATTGAGACCAAAGGCAAGCATTGCGTAGTGGTAGGCCGAAGTAACATTGTAGGTCTGCCCGTGAGCATCCTTATGAGCAAGTGCACCTTCCCCGGCGATGCCACCGTTACCATCTGCCACCGCCACACCGTAGACCTGGCCTCCCACACCCGCCAGGCAGATATCCTGATTGTAGCCGTGGGCCAGCCCCTAATGATCAAGGCAGATATGGTGAAGGAAGGAGCCGTGGTCATTGACGTAGGCACCACCCGTGTGCCAGACGCCACCCGTGAAAGAGGCTGGCGCCTGCGCGGGGATGTGGACTTTGACAATGTGGCCTCCAAATGCAGCTACATTACCCCGGTTCCCGGCGGCGTAGGTCCCCTCACCATCTCCATGTTACTGAAGAACACCCTTCGGGCCGCTAAGAAAGAAGTACACGCGTAACCCACTTATAAAAGAAAAGCCGCTCTGTTTTAGAGCGGCTTTTCTTTTATAAGTGGGTAGTTGTTGGTTGTTAGTGTTTAGTTGTTAGGGGAAGTTTTGAAGGAATATCAGTCTTCAGTATTTTACGTTTTGGGCCTGTTTTCTGAAAAACGGCCTCAAAACGCAATAACGTGGTTCCTTCTCCCTCAGGGAGAAGGGTAGGATGAGGGGAATTGCTCCCAACTGAAAAGAAAGAATTCCTCAGAAGAACCGGGGCATATATTCAGGTAGGGGCAATCCCTTGTGGTTGCCCTTCACGTATGCTACCGTATTAGGGCAACCACAAGGGATTGCCCCTACATCAAATTCCAAATTTTGTTACCCTTTCCTGCACAGCACTTGCTTAGAAGACCTCGTAGCGTACGCAGCTCCTGCGAGCGTCTGGGCCAATAACCCTCAATGCATCTTCTCCTGTGTAAACACCCCCTTCGCCCCCTCAAGGGGGGAGTCACTTTGTAGCAAGCGGTAATTGCGTTTTAAGCCTGTATTCTGGAAAATAACTCCAAAACAGAAAACCTCCTTTATCCATCCTCCTAATCACTAACACCCAATCACTAACAACTACATCGTCCCTACCTTATGCTTTTGTCTGAGCAGCAGGGCCAGTGAGGCGTAGTCGTTGGGGAGTTCCGTTACTTGTTTGGTTTTACCCATAAAAGCCTGGAGCTGCGCGGGTAACTCAATTTCCTCGCCCAGCACTTCTTCCATGCTTTCCTTGAATTTGGCAGGGTGGGCGGTTTCCAGGAAAATGCCTTGGGTGCCTAGTTTTGGGAGTTCCTGTTTCAGGCCCAGGTAACCAATGGCGCCGTGGGGATCTAGCGAATAGCCTTTAGTTTGGTAAAGGTGTCTGATGGCGTGTTTAATGGCCTCGTCATCGGCCCAGAACCCTTTCACTACCTGTTGCAGGTCTTCTAATTCCTGGCTGAACAGTTCCAGTATGCGGGGGAAGTTGTTGGGGTTGCCCACGTCCATGGCGTTAGCGATGGTCGACACCGATGGCGCAGGGCGGTATACACCGTTGGCTAGGTAATCAGGGACTATTTTATTGAGGTTGGTAGTAGCCAGGAAATACGTGACCGGCAGGCCCATGCGGTAGGCCAGCAAGCCCGCCGCCAGATTCCCGAAGTTGCCGCTGGGCACGGCAATGGTCAGATCCTGACCTTCGGGGTTCAGCTTTTTCCACTGGCCCCAAGCATGGAAGTAATACACCATTTGCGGCAGCCAGCGGGCCACATTGATGGAGTTCGCCGAAGACAAATTCATTTCCTGGTTCAATTCCTCGTCTGAGAAAGCCTGCTTGACTAGGGCCTGGCAGTCATCAAAGGTTCCTTCTACGCCCACGGCACTAATGTTCTGCCCCAGCGTGGCAAACTGCATTTCTTGAATGGCGCTTACGCCGTCTACCGGGTATAGCACCACCACGTCAATGTTTTCCAGGCCCAAAAAGCCATTGGCCACGGCGCTTCCGGTATCCCCGGAGGTAGCCACCAGCACCGTGATCGGCTGGTCTGGTTCCGCGAAGGCCTGCAGGCACCGTGACATGAAACGGGCGCCCACGTCTTTGAAGGCGCAGGTGGGGCCATGGAACAACTCCAGCGCATACACGCCTTCCTCCACGGCCACCAGCGGAATAGGGAACGTGAAGACCTCCGCGCAGATTTTCTTTAGGTTTTCCTCTGGAATATCCGGGGCCACAAAGGCCTTCAAAACCTCAACCGCAATGTCGTGCAGCGAAAGGAAGGGGAGTTGAGCAAAAAAGGAGGCGGGTAGGGCAGGGATTTCCTTCGGAAAGAAAAGGCCTTTGTCTTTGGGGAGGCCCTTGATCACGACTTCTTTGAAGCTTAGTTCTTTGGACTGGCCGTTGGTGCTGTAGTAGTTCATGCCTGCGCGGGTTGTAAGAGAGATTGTTCCACTAACCGAACCCCTTGGTCGGGTACTTGAGATACGTAGGTTTTGGTGTCTATGCCGCTGTGGGCGTACACTTTTTCCATGGCCTCCTGCACCGCCTGGGCCTGGGCCAAGGTAGCCGACAAGGCGAAAATAGAGGGCCCAGAGCCAGAGATACCGGCGCCCAGGGCCCCAGCGGCCAGCGCGGCGGCTTTCACCTGGTGGAATAGCGGGATAAGAATGGAGCGCTCGGGTTCAAAGATCTCGTCATGCAGGCTGCGGCCCAGCAAAGCGTAATCTTTCATTAACAGCCCCGCCATAAACCCGGCAAGGTTACCCCACTGGGTAATGCCTTTCTTTAACGGAATCTCCTGCTTAAGAATGCTTCGAGAAAGAGACGTTTTCAACTCAATCTGGGGGTAGAGAATAGTGCAATACAGGTCCAAAGGCACGCCCAACGGAACCACATCCAGCGGGGAATAGTCCCGCACCAGCACAAAACCACCCAGCAGAGAAGGGGCCACATTGTCGGCGTGGGCCGAGCCGGAGGCTTTTTTCTCGCCTTCCATGGCGTACAGCACCAGTGCCTGGGTAGTAAAGGGCTTTCCCAGCAGTTCATTTACCGCAAAGGCCGCCGCTGCCGAACTGGCCGCGCTGCTGCCCAGGCCACTGCCCACCGGCATTCCTTTGTGCAGCTGCATTTCCAGGCCATGGGTGATATGGAGGTCAGTGAGCATTTTGTGGGCCACCACGCCAATTACGTTCTCCGTGGGGTCACTGGAAAGCCCGTCAATGCCATGGATGGCAGTAATGGTAATGCCTGGTTGTTCTGTTTTACGGGCCCATACCTCATCGCCGGGCTGGTCCAGGGCAAAGCCCAGGACGTCAAAGCCGCAACAGACATTGGCCACGGTGGCCGGGGCGTAGGCTTTGATAAATTCGTTGTTTTGCATGGTAGAAGGTGCTGGTAGCTGGCGCTGGATTTAAGCTTTTGGGCCAAGCCAATGCTTTGTTTTATGGTTTGAATAGAAACTTAACCTTAGATTAATTGATAGCCTAAAATTCAATAGGTTATGCAAATGCTTCTTCCGTTTCTTTTACCGGTAAAAAGAACCGGTCATGAAGCAGGTTCACGGCACGGTGCGCGTCCTGGGTGCTGAGTACCACGGAGATGATCCGTTCGGTAGCTCCCTGAGCAATAGCCCTGATATTGATCTCATTATCGCCTAAAAGGGAGAAGGCTTTGCCGGCTATACCGGGCTGTTTGATCATGCCGTTGCCCACTAGGGCCACAATGCTCATAGGCGTTTCCAAACTCACGGGGTTCAGGAGTCCCTGGGCCATGTCGTCGGCAAATTCCTGACTTATGGCCTGTACGGCTTTCTGGCCATCGGCTTCGGCTAAGCCCAGGGTAATGCTCTGCTCTGAGGAGGACTGCGTGATAAAGTAGATGTTGATGTTCTCGGTGGCCACTGCTTTGAACAGGCGCATGGCCACGCCCGGTACGCCCACCATGCCGCTGCCACTCACGGTGAGTACCGCCATATGGTCTATGCAGGAAATTCCTTTCACGTGCTGCGCGCTAGGGGCTGGGGTTGCGGAGATCAAGGTGCCCTTGTGGCTGGGGTTGAAGGTGTTTTTCAATACCAAGGGAATTTTGGCCGCGACCAGTGGGGCAATGGTAGGGGGGTACAAGACCTTCGCCCCGAAATACGCCAGCTCCATGGCTTCCTCGTAGCTGAGCTCTTCAATGGAATAGGCGGCCGCGGCTTTGCGGGGATCGGTGGTGTACATTCCGTCTACGTCTGACCAGATCTCCAGCAGGTCTGCCTGCATAGCCGCGGCATAAAGCGAGGCGGTATAGTCAGAGCCGCCCCGGCCCAGCACGGTAGTCTTGCCTTCCGCGGAGCGTGAGATAAATCCCGGAGCCACCATTAATGAAGCTTCCGGCAATTGGTTCTGCATGCGGCGGTAGGTTTCCTTCAGGTTGACTTTGGCATTCAGGAAATTGGCATCGGTTTGGATGTACTCGCGGCTGTCCAGCAACACATTGGGCAGGCCGTGGTGCTGCAGGGCCACCGAGACCAGCGCTGAGGAAAGCAACTCGCCGTAGGCCATCACACGGGCCCTGGTGCTGTCACTGAGCTCATCCAGCAGGTAAACGCCTTTGGTCACGTCCTCCAACTCGCGCAGAATCAATTTGATCTTGCCCTTTATCTCAATCTGCTGGCTCATGGGCACCAATTCCTCAATGGCCTGCATGTGCTTGGTTTCCAGGGTCTGGATCACCTCCTGGTATGCGGGGTCATGCGCAGAAGCTTTTTGGTACAGCGT
This Rufibacter radiotolerans DNA region includes the following protein-coding sequences:
- a CDS encoding homoserine kinase: MQNNEFIKAYAPATVANVCCGFDVLGFALDQPGDEVWARKTEQPGITITAIHGIDGLSSDPTENVIGVVAHKMLTDLHITHGLEMQLHKGMPVGSGLGSSAASSAAAAFAVNELLGKPFTTQALVLYAMEGEKKASGSAHADNVAPSLLGGFVLVRDYSPLDVVPLGVPLDLYCTILYPQIELKTSLSRSILKQEIPLKKGITQWGNLAGFMAGLLMKDYALLGRSLHDEIFEPERSILIPLFHQVKAAALAAGALGAGISGSGPSIFALSATLAQAQAVQEAMEKVYAHSGIDTKTYVSQVPDQGVRLVEQSLLQPAQA
- a CDS encoding aspartate kinase, coding for MLVLKFGGTSVANAEAIRQLISIVGAKDASERKIVVVSAMSKVTDLLITLYQKASAHDPAYQEVIQTLETKHMQAIEELVPMSQQIEIKGKIKLILRELEDVTKGVYLLDELSDSTRARVMAYGELLSSALVSVALQHHGLPNVLLDSREYIQTDANFLNAKVNLKETYRRMQNQLPEASLMVAPGFISRSAEGKTTVLGRGGSDYTASLYAAAMQADLLEIWSDVDGMYTTDPRKAAAAYSIEELSYEEAMELAYFGAKVLYPPTIAPLVAAKIPLVLKNTFNPSHKGTLISATPAPSAQHVKGISCIDHMAVLTVSGSGMVGVPGVAMRLFKAVATENINIYFITQSSSEQSITLGLAEADGQKAVQAISQEFADDMAQGLLNPVSLETPMSIVALVGNGMIKQPGIAGKAFSLLGDNEINIRAIAQGATERIISVVLSTQDAHRAVNLLHDRFFLPVKETEEAFA